The Pseudomonas extremaustralis genome contains a region encoding:
- the rplL gene encoding 50S ribosomal protein L7/L12 yields MSISQEDILNAVAEMSVLQVVELIKAFEEKFGVSAAAASAGPAVAAVAAEEQTEFNVMLLEAGEKKVNVIKAVRELTGLGLKEAKAVVDGAPAQVLEAVSKDAADKAKAVLEEAGAKVELK; encoded by the coding sequence ATGTCTATCTCCCAAGAAGATATCCTCAACGCCGTAGCTGAAATGTCGGTTCTGCAGGTTGTTGAGCTGATCAAAGCTTTCGAAGAAAAATTCGGCGTTTCTGCTGCCGCTGCTTCTGCTGGTCCAGCTGTTGCTGCTGTTGCTGCTGAAGAGCAAACCGAATTCAACGTCATGCTGTTGGAAGCTGGCGAGAAGAAAGTAAACGTGATCAAGGCAGTTCGTGAACTGACCGGTCTGGGCCTGAAAGAAGCCAAGGCTGTAGTTGACGGTGCTCCAGCCCAGGTTCTGGAAGCTGTGTCGAAAGACGCTGCTGACAAAGCCAAAGCTGTTCTGGAAGAAGCAGGCGCTAAAGTCGAGCTGAAGTAA
- the rpoB gene encoding DNA-directed RNA polymerase subunit beta, whose translation MAYSYTEKKRIRKDFSKLPDVMDVPYLLAIQLDSYREFLQAGATKDQFRDVGLHAAFKSVFPIISYSGNAALEYVGYRLGEPAFDVKECVLRGVTYAVPLRVKVRLIIFDKESSNKAIKDIKEQEVYMGEIPLMTENGTFVINGTERVIVSQLHRSPGVFFDHDRGKTHSSGKLLYSARIIPYRGSWLDFEFDPKDCVFVRIDRRRKLPASVLLRALGYTTEQVLDAFYTTNVFSLKDETLSLELIASRLRGEIAVLDIQDENGKVIVEAGRRITARHINQIEKAGIKSLEVPLDYVLGRTTAKVIVHPATGEILAECNTELNTEILAKIAKAQVVRIETLYTNDIDCGPFVSDTLKIDSTSNQLEALVEIYRMMRPGEPPTKDAAETLFNNLFFSPERYDLSAVGRMKFNRRIGRTEIEGSGVLCKEDIVAVLKTLVDIRNGKGIVDDIDHLGNRRVRCVGEMAENQFRVGLVRVERAVKERLSMAESEGLMPQDLINAKPVAAAVKEFFGSSQLSQFMDQNNPLSEITHKRRVSALGPGGLTRERAGFEVRDVHPTHYGRVCPIETPEGPNIGLINSLAAYARTNQYGFLESPYRVVKDALVTDEIVFLSAIEEADHVIAQASATMNEKKVLVDELVAVRHLNEFTVKAPEDVTLMDVSPKQVVSVAASLIPFLEHDDANRALMGSNMQRQAVPTLRADKPLVGTGMERNVARDSGVCVVARRGGVIDSVDASRIVVRVADDEVETGEAGVDIYNLTKYTRSNQNTCINQRPLVRKGDRVQRSDIMADGPSTDMGELALGQNMRIAFMAWNGFNFEDSICLSERVVQEDRFTTIHIQELTCVARDTKLGPEEITADIPNVGEAALNKLDEAGIVYVGAEVGAGDILVGKVTPKGETQLTPEEKLLRAIFGEKASDVKDTSLRVPTGTKGTVIDVQVFTRDGVERDARALSIEKTQLDEIRKDLNEEFRIVEGATFERLRSALVGHKAEGGAGLKKGQDITDEVLDGLEHGQWFKLRMAEDALNEQLEKAQAYIVDRRRLLDDKFEDKKRKLQQGDDLAPGVLKIVKVYLAIRRRIQPGDKMAGRHGNKGVVSVIMPVEDMPHDANGTPVDVVLNPLGVPSRMNVGQILETHLGLAAKGLGEKINRMIEEQRKVADLRKFLHEIYNEIGGRKEELDTFTDQEILDLAKNLRGGVPMATPVFDGAKESEIKAMLKLADLPESGQMQLFDGRTGNKFERPVTVGYMYMLKLNHLVDDKMHARSTGSYSLVTQQPLGGKAQFGGQRFGEMEVWALEAYGAAYTLQEMLTVKSDDVNGRTKMYKNIVDGDHRMEPGMPESFNVLIKEIRSLGIDIDLETE comes from the coding sequence ATGGCTTACTCATATACTGAGAAAAAACGTATCCGCAAGGACTTTAGCAAGTTGCCGGACGTCATGGATGTCCCGTACCTTCTGGCTATCCAGCTGGATTCGTATCGTGAATTCTTGCAGGCGGGAGCGACCAAAGATCAGTTCCGCGACGTGGGCCTGCATGCGGCCTTCAAATCCGTTTTCCCGATCATCAGCTACTCTGGCAATGCTGCGCTGGAGTACGTCGGTTATCGCCTGGGCGAACCGGCATTTGATGTCAAAGAATGCGTGTTGCGCGGTGTTACGTACGCCGTACCTTTACGGGTAAAAGTCCGTCTGATCATTTTCGACAAAGAATCGTCGAACAAGGCGATCAAGGACATCAAAGAGCAAGAAGTCTACATGGGCGAAATCCCACTGATGACGGAAAACGGTACCTTCGTTATCAACGGTACCGAGCGTGTTATCGTTTCCCAGCTGCACCGTTCCCCGGGCGTGTTCTTCGACCACGACCGAGGCAAGACGCACAGCTCCGGCAAGCTCCTGTACTCCGCGCGGATCATTCCGTACCGTGGTTCGTGGTTGGACTTCGAGTTCGACCCGAAAGACTGCGTGTTCGTGCGTATTGACCGTCGTCGCAAGCTGCCGGCCTCGGTACTGCTGCGCGCGCTCGGCTATACCACTGAGCAAGTGCTTGATGCTTTCTACACCACCAACGTGTTCAGCCTGAAGGATGAAACCCTCAGTCTGGAGCTTATTGCTTCGCGTCTGCGTGGTGAAATTGCTGTCCTGGATATCCAGGACGAAAATGGCAAGGTCATCGTTGAAGCCGGTCGCCGTATCACCGCGCGCCACATCAACCAGATCGAAAAAGCCGGTATCAAGTCGCTGGAAGTGCCTCTGGACTACGTCCTGGGTCGCACTACCGCCAAGGTCATCGTTCACCCGGCCACAGGCGAAATCCTGGCAGAGTGCAACACCGAGCTGAATACCGAAATCCTGGCAAAAATCGCCAAGGCCCAGGTTGTTCGCATCGAGACCCTGTACACCAACGATATCGACTGCGGTCCGTTCGTCTCCGACACCTTGAAGATCGACTCCACCAGCAACCAATTGGAAGCGCTGGTCGAGATCTATCGCATGATGCGTCCTGGCGAGCCACCGACCAAAGACGCTGCGGAAACCCTGTTCAACAACCTGTTCTTCAGTCCTGAGCGCTATGACCTGTCTGCGGTCGGCCGGATGAAGTTCAACCGTCGTATCGGTCGTACCGAGATCGAAGGTTCGGGCGTGCTGTGCAAGGAAGACATCGTTGCGGTCCTGAAGACCCTGGTCGACATCCGTAACGGCAAAGGCATCGTCGATGACATCGACCACCTGGGTAACCGTCGTGTTCGCTGCGTAGGCGAAATGGCCGAGAACCAGTTCCGCGTTGGCCTGGTACGTGTTGAGCGTGCGGTCAAAGAGCGTCTGTCGATGGCTGAAAGCGAAGGCCTGATGCCGCAAGACCTGATCAACGCCAAGCCAGTGGCTGCGGCGGTGAAAGAGTTCTTCGGTTCCAGCCAGCTCTCTCAGTTCATGGACCAGAACAACCCGCTCTCCGAGATCACCCACAAACGCCGTGTATCCGCACTGGGCCCGGGCGGTCTGACCCGTGAGCGTGCAGGCTTCGAAGTTCGTGACGTACACCCAACGCACTACGGTCGTGTTTGCCCGATCGAAACGCCGGAAGGTCCGAACATCGGTCTGATCAACTCCTTGGCCGCTTATGCGCGCACCAACCAGTATGGCTTCCTTGAGAGCCCGTACCGTGTGGTGAAAGATGCTCTGGTCACCGACGAGATCGTGTTCCTGTCTGCCATCGAAGAAGCCGATCATGTGATCGCTCAGGCTTCGGCCACGATGAACGAGAAGAAAGTCCTTGTCGACGAGCTGGTAGCTGTTCGTCACTTGAACGAGTTCACTGTCAAGGCGCCGGAAGACGTTACCTTGATGGACGTATCGCCCAAGCAGGTAGTTTCGGTCGCTGCGTCGCTGATCCCGTTCCTGGAGCACGATGACGCCAACCGTGCGTTGATGGGTTCCAACATGCAGCGTCAAGCTGTACCGACCCTGCGTGCTGACAAGCCGCTGGTAGGTACCGGCATGGAGCGTAACGTAGCCCGTGACTCCGGCGTTTGCGTCGTGGCTCGTCGTGGCGGCGTGATCGACTCCGTTGATGCCAGCCGTATCGTGGTACGTGTTGCTGATGACGAAGTTGAAACTGGCGAAGCCGGTGTCGACATCTACAACCTGACCAAATACACCCGCTCGAACCAGAACACCTGCATCAACCAGCGTCCGCTGGTGCGTAAGGGTGATCGCGTTCAGCGCAGCGACATCATGGCTGACGGCCCGTCCACCGACATGGGTGAGCTGGCGCTGGGCCAGAACATGCGTATCGCGTTCATGGCGTGGAACGGCTTCAACTTCGAAGACTCCATCTGCCTGTCCGAGCGTGTGGTTCAAGAAGATCGCTTCACCACGATCCACATCCAGGAACTGACCTGTGTGGCGCGTGACACCAAGCTTGGGCCAGAGGAAATCACTGCGGACATCCCGAACGTGGGTGAGGCTGCACTGAACAAGCTGGACGAAGCCGGTATCGTTTACGTAGGTGCTGAAGTTGGCGCAGGCGACATCCTGGTCGGTAAGGTCACTCCGAAAGGCGAGACCCAACTGACTCCGGAAGAGAAGCTGTTGCGTGCCATCTTCGGTGAAAAAGCCAGCGACGTTAAAGACACCTCCCTGCGCGTACCGACTGGTACCAAAGGTACTGTCATCGACGTACAGGTCTTCACTCGTGACGGGGTTGAGCGTGATGCTCGTGCACTGTCGATCGAGAAGACCCAGCTCGACGAGATCCGCAAGGACCTGAACGAAGAGTTCCGTATCGTTGAAGGTGCGACCTTCGAGCGTCTGCGTTCCGCTCTGGTAGGCCATAAGGCCGAAGGCGGCGCCGGCCTGAAGAAAGGTCAGGACATCACCGACGAAGTACTCGACGGTCTTGAGCACGGCCAGTGGTTCAAGCTGCGCATGGCTGAAGACGCTCTGAACGAGCAGCTCGAGAAGGCTCAGGCCTACATCGTTGATCGCCGCCGTCTGCTGGACGATAAGTTCGAAGACAAGAAGCGCAAGCTGCAGCAGGGCGATGACCTGGCTCCAGGCGTGCTGAAAATCGTCAAGGTTTACCTGGCAATCCGTCGCCGCATCCAACCGGGCGACAAGATGGCCGGTCGTCACGGTAACAAGGGTGTGGTCTCCGTGATCATGCCGGTTGAAGACATGCCGCACGATGCCAATGGCACCCCGGTCGATGTCGTTCTCAACCCGTTGGGCGTACCTTCGCGTATGAACGTTGGTCAGATCCTTGAAACCCACCTGGGCCTCGCGGCCAAAGGTCTGGGCGAGAAGATCAACCGTATGATCGAAGAGCAGCGCAAGGTTGCTGACCTGCGCAAGTTCCTGCACGAGATCTACAACGAAATCGGCGGCCGCAAAGAAGAGCTGGATACCTTCACCGACCAGGAAATCCTGGATCTGGCGAAGAACCTGCGCGGCGGCGTTCCAATGGCTACCCCGGTGTTCGACGGTGCCAAGGAAAGCGAAATCAAGGCCATGCTGAAACTGGCAGACTTGCCGGAAAGCGGCCAGATGCAGCTGTTCGACGGCCGTACCGGCAACAAGTTCGAGCGTCCGGTTACGGTTGGCTACATGTACATGCTGAAGCTGAACCACTTGGTAGACGACAAGATGCACGCTCGTTCTACCGGTTCGTACAGCCTGGTTACCCAGCAGCCGCTGGGTGGTAAGGCTCAGTTCGGTGGTCAGCGTTTCGGGGAGATGGAGGTCTGGGCACTGGAGGCATACGGTGCTGCTTACACTCTGCAAGAAATGCTCACAGTGAAGTCGGACGATGTGAACGGTCGTACCAAGATGTACAAAAACATCGTGGACGGCGATCACCGTATGGAGCCGGGCATGCCCGAGTCCTTCAACGTGTTGATCAAAGAAATTCGTTCCCTCGGCATCGATATCGATCTGGAAACCGAATAA